A section of the Telopea speciosissima isolate NSW1024214 ecotype Mountain lineage chromosome 3, Tspe_v1, whole genome shotgun sequence genome encodes:
- the LOC122656067 gene encoding deoxynucleoside triphosphate triphosphohydrolase SAMHD1 homolog: MGASSREEDIFLSNLFDSVSPPLLDRRTTKPVQDNVHGYIFLEPLFLDFIDTPQFQRLRDLTQLGITHLVYPGAVHSRFEHSLGVYHLAGEAVQKLKFLHGSELGIDHFDMQTVKLAGLLHDIGHGPFSHMFEREFLPRVREGFEWSHERMSVDMIDYIVDQNCLKTDPDMIKKAKDMILASSKSAVPKSMEKGFLYDIVANGRNGIDVDKFDYIVRDCRACGLGCSFQFERLMTTMRVIDNEICYRAKDYLSVFELFSTRARLYQTVYTHSKVKAIELMCVDALVEADSYLQISSQINEPGDFWKLDDTILKRIETDTSDELKHSRDLIQRIRRRDLYQYCNQFYVPSDKLEHFKDVTPQDIVCSQKSSEATLREDDVIVSNVKIDLTRGRDNPLESINFFKDYESNEKFRLKEDCISHLLPASYQDMIVRVYAKKPELVMPVSKAFENYQCRIYGNTKQVHATPEKKKWRS; the protein is encoded by the exons ATGGGAGCTTCGTCAAGGGAAGAAGACATCTTTCTCTCGAACCTTTTTGACTCTGTCTCTCCACCTTTGCTTGATCGAAGAACTACGAAGCCTGTTCAAGACAACGTACACGGTTACATCTTTCTTGAACCG CTCTTCTTGGACTTTATAGACACTCCGCAGTTCCAGAG GCTTCGTGATCTGACGCAACTTG GTATAACACACTTGGTTTATCCAGGAGCTGTACATTCTCGGTTTGAACATTCACTAGGAGTATACCACCTTGCTGGTGAAGCAGTTCAGAAACTTAAATTTCTCCAT GGCTCCGAGCTTGGTATTGATCATTTTGACATGCAGACTGTAAAACTTGCTG GATTGCTGCATGATATAGGACATGGACCTTTCAGCCACATGTTTGAGCGCGAATTTCTTCCTCGGGTTCGTGAGGGCTTTGAATG GTCTCATGAGCGTATGTCAGTTGATATGATTGATTACATCGTTGACCAAAACTGTCTTAAAACAGATCCAGATATGATTAAAAAGGCAAAG GATATGATTCTTGCTAGCTCTAAATCTGCTGTGCCAAAA AGCATGGAGAAGGGATTCTTGTATGATATTGTTGCAAATGGTCGAAATGGAATAGATGTTGACAA GTTTGATTACATTGTCCGTGATTGTCGAGCTTGTGGCTTAGGCTGCAGTTTTCAGTTTGAAAG ATTAATGACAACTATGCGTGTTATCGACAACGAAATATGCTATCGTGCTAAGGATT ATCTTTCTGTCTTTGAGCTGTTTTCAACTCGTGCTCGTCTGTATCAAACTGTCTATACACATTCAAAAGTGAAG GCAATAGAACTCATGTGTGTGGATGCATTAGTAGAAGCGGACAGTTATCTACAAATTTCTTCTCAGATCAATGAACCTGGTGACTTCTGGAAG TTAGATGATACCATACTAAAAAGAATTGAAACAGACACCAGCGATGAGCTGAAGCATTCAAGGGATTTGATTCAACGTATCCGTAGACGGGATTTGTACCAG TATTGTAATCAGTTTTATGTTCCGAGTGACAAACTAGAGCACTTCAAAGATGTCACCCCCCAAGATATTGTTTGTTCCCag AAAAGTAGTGAAGCCACTCTAAGAGAAGATGATGTCATTGTTAGTAATGTCAAGATTGATTTGACTCGTGGAAGGGACAATCCTCTTGAGAG CATCAACTTTTTCAAG GACTATGAAAGCAATGAGAAATTTCGTCTAAAGGAGGATTGCATCAGCCACCTGCTGCCTGCATCTTATCAAGATATGATCGTGAGGGTGTACGCAAAAAAGCCTGAACTG GTCATGCCAGTTTCTAAAGCCTTTGAAAATTATCAGTGTCGGATATATGGAAACACAAAACAAGTACATGCAAcaccagagaagaagaaatggaggagTTGA